Below is a genomic region from Ailuropoda melanoleuca isolate Jingjing chromosome 8, ASM200744v2, whole genome shotgun sequence.
CTTGCAGCTTGAAGCAGAGCTTTACAACGAAACCCAACTTGGATCAGCAGATTCCCCAGCTGACTTGTGGATGGATAGGCAAATCCAGTTGATACCAGCAGAGTCATCTCAGCCAATCTCCAGATGTATGAGAGATACATTTTTGTTATATGCCACAgattttgtcagtatttttttcccACAGTACATTCTGGAAACTATTTATCTGTCATTGTTTTTTAGTAAACTGAATAcagtaaatggattaaataagaATTTCCAGGCTGCAAGATCTAATTTTCCTAATATTTGGTGCAGAATTGACCTTGCCCTTCAGGTGATACTCCTACCCTCCACAGAGAGTGATTTTGTCCAACATATAAATCTAGGAGTATATGAAATCAATTACTATGTATTAAACAATGGTCTGCACGActagctttattcacaatagtcaaagtGAGTTATTTCTTATCACGTATTAATACTATATGCTTAGATGGAGCATAGCAGTATAAGAACACATGCATGCTTTTTTTAGAGTTGAAATTTTACAGTTACATAAATGATACAagaagactatggactctgagaaacaaactgaggacttcagaggggagggggtggggaaatgggataggctggtgatgggtagtaaggagggcacgtattgcatggtgcactgggtgttatacgcaactaatgaatcatcgaactttacatcagaaaccagggatatactgtatggtgactaacataatataataaaaatcatttaaaaaaaagaagatatggaaAATACGTACTAATTCAAACTTAATCATAACACTTCCAACAATTCTTGCACCCTAGTTCTGGGTCTTCTGGAATCTGAGTAATTGTCAGTAAGTTGCACCAACAATGCCTCTGCAATGAATCCTTGACCGATGCAGACATCAGTTTTAGCTAGGGTAGCCCCAAACCCATTGATAGCTTAGAATGGCCAATTGACAGAGTTAGAATGTAGATGaacataaaaaagaagacaagctTCATCCAAAATTTTAACAAGCAATATTAGAAATAAGCACAATTCCTTGAGTATAATTTCAAGTAGTGTTTTGTTCAGGATGCTTATCGCTATTGTGCCTGttatatcctttattttattttttaatctctgataTCGTACATTTCATCTGATATTATAATTTTCATAGgtaagtgtatatattttatctcagatattgaaatttttttctttgaaagtttgatttaggcattttttatatctttgatgCCTCTAAACATGCTCAATCTTTCCTCTAGCCTcttaaacaattataaatgtattctgTATATTCAATATCCTTATACACTATTTTTAACATCTGTACCTTTTTTTAaggtgttttgatttttcttatgtGTATTTCCTGATAATTTTTGATTGAATGCCAGATATGTTGAATTTTACTTTTGGGTACTGGATActtctgtattatatatatattcttgagCTTTATTCTGGGTCATGGTTAAGTTGTTGGAAACCATTTCATCCTTTAGGTTTTGCTTTTAGGCTTTGTTATTCAGGACCAGAGCTGCTTTTAGTTTAGGCTTAATTTGTTAACCACTACTGAGTAAAAgcatttttgaaaacaaacaaacaaacaaacaaacaaacaaacaaacaaacaaactgatgACCCATGAGGATTTCCACTCTGGCTTGTGGGAACAGGAACTTTTCTCAGCCCGGTCTGAGAACTGGAGATTTTTCCCTTTAATGTTCTGGGGTGGTCTTTCCCTAAGTTTCAGGTAATTTCCTCCCAAGTAAGCACTGAATGGTACTCAGATGAGGACTGCAGATCTCCagtgcattttctctcttctctggtaTTCCAACGTATGAACTCTAACTCCCTTGTACATTTACGTTTGATATATTATTTGTGGTGCCACAGATGTGAAATTAGAAGTCAGATTCTTTAAGAGTATGTGATCACCTAAGTTGATAGAACAAATCAAAGAATATAGCCGgatcctgggttttttttttttttttaagatttatttattttgagagtaagagtgagcagggcagggaggggcagaaggagaacgagagagagaatcttaaccaggctgcatgctcagcatGCAGCcaaacacagggctcagtctcatgaccctgagatcatgacctgagccaaaaccaacagttggttgctcaacaaactgagctgcccaggtgagCCTGGATCCCGGCATTTCTACTTCCATTGAATAGGACAAAGTAAAAAATGATATGAAGTCGTCCTCAGAACATTAAGAAATACAAAGTTGGATAAAAGAGCGGAGAAGTCATGAAGTGATAGAATGTCCATAAACTACAGAAGATGTTAAACTTGTACATATATCATCTTGTAGATTCCAAAATCCCTAATTGTCTAAAAAGGATGGTCTGCAAAATAGGAGCACAAAATGGCCTACTCAGGTAGAGGAAAATCTTAGAATTTCATTTGTTGCTATTTCCTTCAgccttttaatatttacattattgtaagttttataatataaaatataatggtaTGTGATAGTTAAGTTCATGTTTTATAGGTAatgtacacatataaatatgATAATCAGTGTGTCTAATATTTGCATATGTGTAAGTATATACGCACACATGTAAATGATCAAATTTATAGTTTACTGACTTTGATTTTCTAGATCTACTCCAACCATTTGTACCTCTTTCTTGGGGAAGCATGTTCTGGTTTCTACTCTAATACTGGCATTAaatccctccctcttcccagaaATGGCACTTGGTCTATGTTTCAAGTAGTTTTGACACCAAGTAGAGttgaattctaaaatatttctatcaccACTCTTTGAAGAGATCCTTGCCCGCCTGTGTTTGGGAAGTgagttagagacagagagaagagcctTACTAGGACCAGACTGAAGAATGGTCCTTGATGCTTCTGTCTGGTCCTAGTCACTACCCTCACTGTAGTATCACCTCCACAAATGACATGACTCAAGTCCAGGGATCTGAGGAGCTCTCCCTTGGGCCGGATTCCAGTTTGCAAGATGTCTAGTCACTTTTGGTAGATGAATTCCTGTAATGCTGAGATCTCCCTCTGAGAATGTGGTTGGTTGGTCCTGGCTTTGTGTCCCTCCTTAGTTCTGAAGCTTTTTTGTGACACTGGCACTGTAAAAACACTTTTTTCAAGACAAATGCAATAATTTACAGAGAAAGGAGGATGATGTAAAGTTTGACTGTTAAAGGAGATCTTATCCTTATTTTAAACAGATGGGTATCAGCAATATCATCACAGGAAAGGGAGTATGTAGTTATATGAATGGAAGAAAGATGTTTGGATCCTGAATCATGAGAAATAGAAGTTTCTATCCTCATTCAATCACAGGAAATTGAGTCTGCTGCAAGATCCTTAATGGAATATTGCTCCCAAATCTGGTGCTCACAGGCATGTAAAAGGTTCCATTCCTGTCCTCCCTTGGTAAACAGACTGTTTTTTCAATTTAGGACCTACTAAAAGAGCTTAGGGGTCATTtgctaaaatcttattttatagatgccAACAAAATTCCCAAATTAGTAGGTAAAAATCTCATTCAAGGTAATAAAGCCATTGGTATTCtactatatatgttttttaaaatagtcataAAATGGTATAGCTTGATTTTATAGAACATTATTTTCACACAAAGTTAACTCAGAAACCTACAAGTTTAGGGAGGCTTGGGAAGATTCAGATTGGGGAAGCCTGCCAGTTGAGAAGATATTTCTTTTATGTAAGACTATATCGTTAACCCAGAAAGGGCGTTGAAAGATAATGAGGCACTCAACAGAGGGTGTGCCTGAataagaaaatatggaagaattaCCTCTACCAGTAGATTCTTGGTTTGGGCCTAGAAGCCTTAAAACAAGCTAATGTTCataaatttgtcttttaactCTAGGAAGAACTTCTGAGGAGAGTTAAGACAGGAACAGGAATAGTATCTTTTCTGTTGATCCATGattcaaaatagaattatttgAAGCTGAACTGTCTAGAAACAGATGCCAGTAAGTGAACGTGATCTACTTTGAGGCAGCCTTAACCTACAGCAGCCAGCAGGACCTCTGATTAAACAAAATCACTCCATCGGATGACTCTTCTTTCTTGGTTATTTATTCATCTCAGCAGAAGATGGCCCAGCAGAGGGAGTGGTAGTACAGTGATAGCATGCTGGTGAAAGCAGATCTCAGACCCACTGGTGGAACCAAGTTTCAAATCCAGGTCAATGAACCTTCATGAAATTAAATGACTTATCCAAAGCCAGTTGCCTCACTTTCAAAATAGTGTAGTACCTATATCGGAGGGCTTGAGGATTTAATTAGTTAACCTATATAAAGTAACCTATATAATCAGATTCGTATCTGccaaaaaaaaagatgtttaataagTGATAGTTGTGATGACATTAAATCCTATTTTAAGTGGCATGCTACTGCTTCCTTCTAGTTGTAGCCTTGTAATCTCTCAAGTGTAGGAAATATCTTAAAGCCATAGATCCTTTCCCCAGAGCACTGTGGTGCAATAACTCATGTCCCAAGTCTGTTTAACTTTTATCTTAGCTTGTAACTTTTTATACTAGTCCCAGAGTAAAACATTTGTCTATTAGTGAGCTATCCTAACCCTACAAATAAATTCTTATTGTCAACAGGAATggtcaaaaagataaaataaattgttgGAGAGTTTCTACCTGTACTTAAAAAGGTACATAGAGTAGTGCTGACTATGGATTTTCCTTCCTGCCTTAGACTGGATGAAGGTGGATAAACAGAGAAACCTGATGTATCAGTTATGGTTTGATCAGGGAGGCAGAACCACAGTGAATGATATGGAATAAGGGATTGATTATAAGGATTAGAGCTTTAGCAATTAGGGGAGCTGGCAAACTATAATGGAAGACTATGTGTCTGAAGTGGCCCTACAGTTCAGCAGGATCAACACTCAGGAAGAAAACCTGGATGTGGATTATAAGAGTAGACAGTAAAGATAAGCATCTCCCAAGGATGAACTGGAACCTATAGAGGAAGCTTAGAATTCACATCTCCCTCCTTGTCTCCAGCCTTTACAATGCAGGTGACTGGCAGAAGGAGCTGCCTTTCACCACGGAGCTGAACACATACTTGGCCCAGGATCTGTAGAAATGGAAGGTGATGTGGCAGGAGGTGAAGGAATTTTGAGCTTAGCTGCTACTCCGTGCCCACAAGGTGAGCCCACAGATCAGGGACAAAAAGGAGGGGTTACAGCAACACCTAGCACTCTACACACCTTTAGAAAATAATGGTTGCTGTTTCAGTTCTGTGTTCCAATCTCACAGAAATGGGCCCTCCAGCCAGCCCTAACCAGGAACCTCACAGGGAAAGGAATTCTGGGAAACAGTTCCAGCTTGGCCAGGAAGACACAGTACAATGCCCTAACATTAGATACATCTGAGAAACCTTGGACTAATCAAATTGAGAACAACATTAGCTCCTGAGTGAAAACTTACCTCCCTATTTAActatattatacatttgtctatCTAATTTGCTTGTAGCACACAGTGAGATGCTTATATCCCTTGAATGATTAGGTCTCAACTCAATTGTTTTCATATCCATCCAACTTTAACAAATCAGGACTGGACCAGAAAATATTCCTTGAAAAGGAGTCCATGTCAAGATTCTTACCCAATTGTGAGcaacataataaattttatatgtggtTGGTGTTGGTTCCATTTGAATCCAGTGAGCAAGTGAGTTGGTTTCCCTCATTGTTGATGATAAAAGTTAACAACCATATTATCCCCCCAAGGAGGAGATCTGTGCTGGTCAGGCAAGATTTCCAGAAATATAGACCCTTAGCTCTTAGGCTTTTATTTCGAGATTTTGCAGAGTCACTTCTCAAGTTCAATTCTAGAATTCTCAATTCTAGAATCCAGTCTTAGACGAATATCAGGAGAGCCAGGGCTTTCTACTATGCCTTTTTGGCAGGACACAAGATTCTTGGCTTTTAAGTTCAAAAGCCTTGATCCAGAAAGATGGAAGATTTATAAGGGTATCTGATTGGCAGAACcgttttttctttccagatttagATTAGGTTAGGCACAAAGACCCTGTGtgcccagcaggaggaaggataTTGATTGGAATTATGCCTCCTACTGCATTAGCTGAGACTCCCAAGGCTCAGAATGGTGTGGAAGTGGATCCTAACCACTCTCGAGGCAAGTGAGACAGAGGTTGGCTGAAAGAAAGTAGGAGTGATCACTCTGGCTAGTTTGCACACAGCCCTGCTACTGGGGTGAAGGGATGAGAATTAGAAGGATACAGAGGAGACAATCCCTGCCAGAGTCCTGTGGGGATATGATTACAATCTCAGTGGATCAACAGTAATAGTGAAGCTAGTAGGAGATGGTCATCTCCCACAGTCACAATGTGAGGCAGCATAATAAATACAGCACAGGATGTATTTGGGGTCAGAGGACAGGTGAGGAATAAGGAAGGAGATGGCCCTCTCCTATGTGATTGCCGTGGTGGCAAACTTATAGGAACACACCCATTCCCtagtgcaattttattttattttattttatttttttattattttattttaaaaatatatatgtttaataattttaatattttattaattacacaTCGTgtaaattatgtaattatttattctATAATTAATAACTGTTAACTGATTATTAATATTTACCTATACAATGGAGAATTTTATAAGGATTTTAGAAAGCCAAAATAcgtgaagctttttttttttttaaatcaaaaaccagggatgtactgtatggtgactaacataataaaaaaatattattataaaaaaagaaaacaatgtaaaaaaataaaaaataaattaaaaaaagctttcctagtgcaatttaaaatttaacacaaGGAAGAAGGTGACAGAAAAACTTCCAGGGGACTTTTAAAACCTGTATCAGACTAAACTACAAATTGGAATTGACTAAGTTCTATAGCtcaatatgattttaatttttactctaaGCTCCATTGTGGATGATGCAGGGGAAAATCTGAAGTGACATTTTTGTACAACTGAGCCTGTgactatggatttttttttacttgttataCAGGAGATGTTTAGAGGTATTTGGTCTTTTACCATCCCAAGACTAAATAAATGAGTGTCACTAGTTGAAAATCCTCGGATGAACATGAATGGGTGCTGGGGGCAGCTAAGGAGACCAGAGGAAAGCTGGCTCTGTTGATATGACTTTCTGCAGAGAAGCAAAGAACAGAGTTTTCTAGAGTTGAGGTTGGTACATTCATCAGTGAGAAACAATTGCAGATATTCTATAGCTTTCCAGGAACTTGTTTCAGTTATTTCTCTCCTGAGCCTTTCAGCGCacaataaaatactattattattaaaaggcaagttttttttcatttatgtgccAGAAATTATGCAGATACTTTAGATTCATTATCTCATTACATCCTTATAATAAACCCAAGAGAAGCTACTATCACTATTCTcatttataagaaaaggaaactgaggcttagattGTGAACACATCCAAAGTCTGAGAGTTATTGGTTCAGATCCATCTCTGCCCTTTATCTAAATCCAGAGCCCAAGTTCTTAACCACTTGTGTCACATGacaatttacaaataattataaggatGCTCCCTCCCTCAACTTTACCCCAATCTTCACTTTCTCTATCAAGACTTACTTGCAGACCCAAGAGGTGCTGACAGTATTTTATTCCCACCTTGAGTGtggatgagagaaaaagaagagatttgaAGGGGCAGagacaccccaatgtttatagcagcaatgtccaaaatcgccaaaatatgtaaagaacctagacatccatcaacagatgaatggataaagaagatgggggagatatatatatatatgaaactagAGGGTTTTgtttattatgctaagtgaagtaagtcagggaaagaaataccatataatttcattcatatgtggaatttaagaaacaaaacagaagaacatagggggcgagaaggaaaaataaagaggaaaacagagagggaggcaaaccataatagactcttaactacagggaacaaactgggttgctggaagggaagtgggtgggaggatggggtaactgggtgatgggcattaaggaggggacttaaagtaatgagcactgggtgttgtatgcaactgatgaatcattgaactccacctctgaaactaatacagtacatgttaaattgaatttaaattaaaagtttaaaaaatagtcataTTTGTGTGAAGGAGAAATGAGATATTGGCTTTGGAATAAGATGTTCAGTTATTGGATTGTCATGTCCCCATGCTGCATTCACCAGGGTACATTCCCTTCCATCTTCTTCTGAGCTTAGCCCCTTCATGAAAGTTCATGAAAGAGTCCAGACATGACTATGGTTGACAATACAATTAAATGCCCTACTGTAACTAAACTTATACCCTAAGTCTGATAGTTCTGGGTGTTGTCATGGGTGACTGTCCCTGGATGGAGTGGGAACACATGTCCACATAGTATTTCTCCTCTTTACTCCCAATCATTCAGTGACATAGGGGGATGAAGATGGAGATGGTTGGTATTTGGTTTTGGTCTGTGGTACACCCAGATGATCACCTAGAAACACCATACTGGGGGTATTTCTGAGGTTATTTGGCTAGAAAGTTCTTAGTAGTAACCCTACTAAATGCAATCCAAGCACAGAATAAAAGCCTTGAATCTCCGTATACACTCTCTGCTTTATGTAGTAGAAATCATGGACTTTAGGCAATATGCCAAAGAACTATCCCATGAAAAAGGTTCCTTGTCATTCCCTTCAGCGTTAGTGCCACTGATggatttgaacatttttctattcttttttttttttttaaagatttttatttatttattcaacagagatagagacagccagcgagagggaacaccagcagggggagtgggagaagaagaagcaggctcatagcagaagagcctgatgtggggctcgatcccataacaccgggatcacgccctgagccgaaggcagacacttaaccgctgtgccacccaggtgcccctgaacatttttctttattttctccaaagtCCAGGGCTATGGTCAGGAGATAGTTCTATAAAACTTTTAACTCTGGGGCTTCTATAGTATCTTTTCATCCactcctaattaaaaaaaaaaaaacaaaaataaaaacatcagcaGGTAGATTATAATTGGCACCAAAATTTATGTTCAGAGAACATAACCTTTCTAAAATAAGTGAACTTGGGTTTGGCACTGGACTCTAGAGTCCTTGATAAGGAGAAGGGGAAATAACATCCCAAAACAGGGAAAAATTAATATGCCCCAACTAACCTTAGTTTTAGGTATAGGAttctgaggaaataaaatatcacaaactTTTTTCTAAAGTTAAGCTTAAATCCCTAGCTAGTtccaaatttgttttcctttaaacacTCTTTTGGATGATATGAGGCTTGAATACTACTGTGGCTTAACCTTTGGCTTCTTTGGATTATACTTTCAAAAtatgaagatttctttttaaccTAAGGTAAGGCACCTTAGATTTTGTAATGGTTTGTAAACGGAAGTTGAATGAGGATTTTAGATTTGAAGCCTAGAACGTTTTGGAACTAaaatggatataccataattcTGAATCGCTAGAATTAGGAgaagttgctttatttttcatgctCTACTACAAAATTTTTGTAGGTTTCTAACCTGAAGTAATCATCTTGTTATAGAACTTCTgtgatcaataaataaaaagggtcaaatcataacaaaataagtatgaaccaagaattttccaaaaagatCTGAAGTTATTTCAAGGTTTGTATCTACCACTGCATCTCCACTTAATCTCATCACTTTTACTCCATTCTCTACCCAACTCCTTTCATGTCAGGAATCACActctcactttcttctctctttgacattttattatttcagtgtGGCTACTGTACTTCATGACCATTTCTGGATCTCCAAAACAAAATCTCCTACTgtcctgtctcctcctccctgctcccagttAATTATTGAGAGGAAATGTGggatatttctttccatttatttaaatggtGGAATACCCTGACTTGAGAACCTTAACTCTCATGGGCAGGAAGGTCCCAGTCCAAGTCCTATTAGATTAAGTTTTCTCACCTTCATATTGCCATCATCCTCAATGAAAAGTCTTTTCTGGGGCAAGCCAAAAAGATTGGAAAAGCTTGCCAATGTACTTGAGTTTTTCCCAGTATTTATTAACAATTTGTAAACTGTCTTCAAGAAGATGTTAGagtataattttatcttctacaaATTGTGCAAAACATTCTCAAAGAGAAACTAGAAATCCTTTatcaaaaatgtcaaagaaataaTCCTACTTCTGTGGCCTTGCAATTAACTTTATGTCAAATATGAAAAAGGATACTGTATAAAAACTCACCCTGATTTCCCCATTCAGATGTTCCTCTCTCCACTTTGAGAAAATCCACAGTCAAGTGGAATATATTCTAGCATTCTTCTTAGACTTTTATTGCTGCACCTCAGGTAAGACCTATTGCATGGGTGGCTTCCCCAGTCAGAGTCTTTTCCTGTCATCATTATCTGCATGCCCCACAGATGCAGAACGGTCACTTGGGTTGAGTGCCTGCCTTGAGAATGTGGAGAAGTCTCTCTCGAATCTGTTTGGTGCGGACAGCATAGACAACTGGGTTGAGGATGGGTGGGATGAGGAGGTAAAAGTTGGCCAAAAGGATATGGATATGGGGAGGCACATGATGGCCAAAGCGGTGAGTGAGAGAAGAAACAGCAATGGGGATATAGAAGACAAGAATAGCACAAATGTGAGAACTACATGTCCCTAGGGTTTTAAGCCTAGCCTCAGGGGTAGCCAACCCCATTACAGCCCTGAAAATCATCACATAGGAGGCAGTGATAGCTAATGAATCCAGGATCAATACCAGGAAGCCAATTCCCATTCCATATAAGTTGTTGACTGTTGTGTCACCACATGCCAAAGTAACTATGGCCATGTGTTCACAATAGGCATGGGCAATGATTTGGGTCCGGTAAAGAGGCAGCCTCAGGCGAATCATCAGGGGCAGGGGTCCAATGTAGAGTACTCCACGGAGGAGGGCACCCAGGCCCAAACGACACACTGCTGCATGAGTGAGCACCAAGGTGTGGTGTAATGGGTCAcaaatggccacatagcggtcaaaAGCCATGGCAAGGAAGATTCCTGACTCAACAGTGGCAAAGCAGTGGATGAAGAACATCTGGGTCAAGCAGGCGTCCAGGTCAATGTTGTGGGCACCAAACCAGAAGATGGCTAGTAGTTTGGGCATGGTAGAGGTTGACAGGACCAAGTCAATGACAGCCAACATACataggaagaagtacatgggttGGTGTAGGCTGCGTTCCACCTTTATCACTGCTAGGATGGTCACATTCCCCACTACAGCCACCAGGTACATCGAGCTGAAGGGAATGGAGAGCCAGATGTGCAGGGATTGCAGACCTGGAATGCCAGTAAGCCAGAAAGAACTAGGCACCAAGCAGGCATTAGTAGACATAAACATGTTTCAGGCAGTGGAGTATCCAGGAGATAGGAGCACTTAGATCATTACTCTTACGAGAGATCTTGTCTCTGATAACTGTAGACTACTAGATTCTTATTTTCATCCTGTGAAATTGGTGGAGCCTATAAATAAAGAATTCTGAATGTCTACTTGATATATTacagattttattaaagaaactgtggggtgcctaggtggctcagtcagttaaatgtctccctttggctcaggtcatgatcccaggcctgagctgaaggcagatgcttaactggtggagccacccaggcaccccaagagcacAGAATTTAATTCAGGTCCTGTCCTGTCTTAGCATTGCCAGCCTGTTGTTTCCCATAAGATTCTCAGCAATAGTCAGTCTCagactccacatcctcaccctgGTGACTTTCTTCACACAGCCATGTTTTTGCTGAGAGGTTTCACCACCTTTTTGGTCTTTACCCAGGCAAATTTCCCTCATTCTTCAAGGCCCATCCCAGATTGTTACCTCTCTACAAAGCCTTCTGTGGGATCTGTAGTCTATACCAGAGTGGGTGAGTAGTTACTAAATTCCCAATGGTCTCAAACAAGCCCATACACATTTCAAATAGTCTTATAAttgctatttatattttagacatttcCATGGCAAATAAGCATAAAAAATGGCCCTATGTAACCTCAGGGATTCCTAATTCTAGCCCCTAACATAAGCTTTAACAAGTTTGGTTACTTCTTGGTCAGCCATTGATTAggtgctgaaaagaaaaatgagttttgtGAACTTTAAAATGTTCTACAAGTGTTCTCGTCACATCAACTCACAGAATTGCTGAAGTTGGTGAGTTAAGTACTTTAATATGCCAGTAAGTGGTCACATGTGAAGTCATTTCCTCGGAGCTCAAATGTGAGGCTTCTGTGGATTTACTGGGcagacaggaaagggaaagacGTCCTGGAGGCTACACCACAGAGGCAGCTCAGGGCACAAGATTTGCCATCTAACAAACCAGATTTCCTATCCCAGACCTTTATCTTACTCTGGGCAAGAGCCTAACCTCTTGAcctctcatttttctccatataaaAGAGGGGGAGAATATCAACTACAAAGGataattataaagaataaatgaaatttgtATGAGGTTCTTGGCACATGGCAGCAACTTTCTCTCCCTTAATTCTTACTGTTCACTATGGGGAGCACATCCGAACTTTAGATTCTGCAAATTGGCATAGTTTCCTATGTTTTTCTGTTATATGGGACATCTTTGAGGAGGTCCCAAACGTCTAGGAATTATAGAGATGGGACAGGGATTTAAGGGAAAATCTAATTGCTAATAAATATGCAATTTTATCTCACACCAAGGAGAATGAAGTgttgtctaaaaatattttgatagacCACCAATCCACAGCAGAAAGAGGCTCGATTACTTAATGTAAGTTAGGCTTCTTATCACAAAAGGAATTAATGTTCATAAGTTGGACTTAAGCCGAGATTTCTAACTAAGTTGTGACAGACCCAAATTTTGGGCTGGGACAAGCAGAGTAtgagtatatataaaaaataaattccaccaAGCTGATAACTGGCATCTTAAGGGGCAGTTTGAACTAGGTTGTAGCACTGGAATTGTGTCACTTCACTTAGAACATTCCAGAGAAACATTTTCTGTGTCAGCCTGCATAAAGCCTTCCCCACCTGGACCCTGGTGACCAGTGTCTGCAAGTCCTATAAGAAGCATCCTGGTAGGCCCGAGGCTCCTGAGAAAGAGGTTTTGTTACGGCAAAATAAATATGGATTAGCAGCAAGATAGACTTAGGTTCAAATAGTAACTGCTGTTTCTGGCTCTGATTTAGG
It encodes:
- the LOC100474844 gene encoding olfactory receptor 52M1 codes for the protein MFMSTNACLVPSSFWLTGIPGLQSLHIWLSIPFSSMYLVAVVGNVTILAVIKVERSLHQPMYFFLCMLAVIDLVLSTSTMPKLLAIFWFGAHNIDLDACLTQMFFIHCFATVESGIFLAMAFDRYVAICDPLHHTLVLTHAAVCRLGLGALLRGVLYIGPLPLMIRLRLPLYRTQIIAHAYCEHMAIVTLACGDTTVNNLYGMGIGFLVLILDSLAITASYVMIFRAVMGLATPEARLKTLGTCSSHICAILVFYIPIAVSSLTHRFGHHVPPHIHILLANFYLLIPPILNPVVYAVRTKQIRERLLHILKAGTQPK